From Lawsonia intracellularis PHE/MN1-00, the proteins below share one genomic window:
- a CDS encoding bifunctional precorrin-2 dehydrogenase/sirohydrochlorin ferrochelatase, protein MQYYPLFIDLTSANCLIVGAGNVGRRKLYSLIKAHTKHILIVDPLPPGQELKALLKEKTVCYKQRTFITEDILEKTLVFAATNDKKLNQSIATYCNLKGILCNIADAPSKGTFIVPSIVEKNGISIAISTNGNSPALSKKLRKDITEWLGDRYTPIVTLLSRLRPLVLKTSNITLDNTTLFNNILDSALSDAIQQKNRLQCEEILKNTLPNHLQIHIMELLHELV, encoded by the coding sequence ATGCAGTATTATCCTCTCTTTATTGATCTTACTTCTGCAAACTGTCTTATTGTTGGTGCTGGTAATGTTGGTAGACGGAAATTGTATAGCCTTATTAAAGCTCATACAAAACATATTCTTATTGTTGATCCTTTACCACCAGGACAAGAACTTAAAGCATTGCTTAAAGAAAAAACTGTATGTTACAAACAACGAACATTTATTACTGAAGATATATTAGAAAAGACGTTAGTTTTTGCAGCCACAAATGATAAAAAACTTAATCAATCTATTGCTACCTATTGTAATTTAAAAGGTATTTTATGTAATATTGCTGATGCACCCAGTAAAGGAACCTTTATAGTTCCTTCAATTGTTGAAAAAAATGGTATTTCTATTGCTATTTCAACAAATGGTAATAGCCCTGCTTTATCTAAAAAACTACGTAAAGATATTACAGAATGGCTTGGAGATCGATACACACCTATAGTCACACTTCTATCAAGGTTAAGACCACTAGTTCTTAAAACATCTAATATTACCTTAGATAATACAACATTATTTAATAACATTCTTGATTCTGCACTCTCTGATGCTATTCAACAAAAAAATCGTCTTCAATGCGAAGAAATATTAAAAAATACACTTCCTAACCACTTACAAATACATATTATGGAATTACTTCATGAGCTGGTCTGA
- a CDS encoding ADP-heptose--LPS heptosyltransferase encodes MKRYLVIQLARFGDIIQTARLIASLLREGEVHLCVDKTLVELAEAIYPKCIVHGIIAHYSGVQQVIRDNYRVFNELHFLEFTEIYNLNYSGVNMAFATLFPSEKVRGYIVKDGQPVTEKWIKMGFRWTAQRKVSPLNLVDFWGMLAPNPVIPQDVNPVAKSGGKGLGIVLAGRQARRSLPPEILAPLVRIFFEHTSGKKIYLLGSKTERSIGRTLMSYLPSKLIEKTENLAGKTNWNELVEAVSDLDLVVTPDTGIMHLAARLGVPVCGMFLSSAWAWETGPYGEGHKVWQAVIDCAPCIESKPCNLNVKCLKAYSSPEFHKSIVGIKEQLSTTMACLESSFDELGLIWKNDRENTYVKSVRMAQRALLMEYQGITIASSKEFPEIADGRLAMNLYSEADWMLPDR; translated from the coding sequence ATGAAGCGCTATTTAGTCATTCAACTAGCTAGATTTGGTGATATTATCCAAACTGCAAGACTTATAGCTTCACTACTTAGAGAAGGGGAAGTTCATCTTTGTGTAGATAAAACACTTGTTGAGTTAGCAGAAGCTATCTACCCTAAATGTATTGTACATGGAATTATTGCACACTACAGTGGAGTACAGCAGGTTATTAGAGATAATTATAGAGTTTTTAATGAACTTCATTTTTTGGAGTTTACAGAAATATACAATCTGAACTACTCAGGTGTGAATATGGCTTTTGCTACACTATTTCCTTCAGAAAAAGTTAGAGGTTATATTGTAAAGGATGGCCAACCTGTTACTGAAAAATGGATAAAGATGGGGTTCAGATGGACAGCACAACGTAAAGTTTCTCCACTAAATTTAGTTGATTTTTGGGGTATGTTAGCTCCAAATCCAGTTATACCTCAGGATGTTAATCCTGTGGCAAAATCTGGAGGAAAAGGTTTAGGTATTGTCCTTGCAGGACGTCAAGCACGACGCTCTCTACCTCCAGAAATATTAGCTCCTCTTGTACGTATTTTTTTTGAGCATACATCAGGAAAGAAGATTTATTTACTTGGTAGTAAAACAGAGCGTTCTATTGGACGTACTTTAATGTCATATTTACCAAGTAAACTTATAGAAAAAACTGAAAATCTTGCAGGAAAAACTAACTGGAATGAGCTGGTTGAAGCTGTATCTGATTTGGATTTAGTTGTTACACCAGATACAGGTATTATGCATTTAGCTGCAAGACTTGGTGTTCCTGTTTGTGGTATGTTTTTGTCTTCAGCTTGGGCATGGGAAACTGGTCCTTATGGAGAAGGTCATAAGGTATGGCAAGCAGTCATAGACTGTGCTCCATGTATTGAATCTAAGCCATGCAATTTAAATGTAAAATGTTTGAAAGCATATAGTAGTCCTGAATTCCATAAATCTATTGTTGGTATAAAGGAACAGTTATCAACTACAATGGCTTGTTTGGAGTCTTCTTTTGATGAGTTAGGGCTTATCTGGAAAAATGATAGAGAAAATACCTATGTTAAATCTGTTAGAATGGCTCAGAGAGCATTATTAATGGAGTATCAAGGGATTACTATAGCATCTTCTAAGGAGTTTCCAGAAATAGCTGATGGTCGTTTAGCTATGAATCTTTATTCAGAGGCAGACTGGATGTTGCCAGATAGATGA
- a CDS encoding glycosyltransferase family protein encodes MKQQILRILVVLPFYGGSLPIGQYCTIALKDLGHCVEVFDSPSFWGSFTALKGLHIRNSKLEELEASFLQNISQAIYVKATEIEADLVLCLAQAPVTRQILKRFKRDNILTAMWFVEDFRLFTYWRNFAPYYDFFFVIQKEPFLEELASVGVANSCYLPMAALPTFHHPMDLSPMDQKKYGSDISFLGAGYPNRRVAFRQLTQFQFKIWGNDWDNDCFLRPNVQCDGKRISPEDAVKIYNGTKININLHSYIKHKPFVSNGDFVNPRTFEIASCEAFQLVDQRQLLSELFSENEIATFTTIEELKEKIQYFLARPEERFVIAERGRRRVLTEHTYQQRMRDLLSYISEHAVDWPKERAIMSLPDAVSTEYKEELKELFNKLKITTDSNFDDIIFAIRQESGVLSPIETSLLFLDEWRKLYKK; translated from the coding sequence ATGAAACAACAAATATTACGCATACTAGTAGTATTACCTTTTTATGGTGGTTCTCTACCTATAGGACAATACTGTACTATTGCCTTAAAAGATCTTGGACATTGTGTAGAAGTCTTTGATTCACCTTCTTTTTGGGGATCATTTACTGCCCTTAAGGGTCTACATATTCGAAATAGTAAGTTAGAAGAGCTTGAAGCATCATTTTTACAAAACATTTCACAAGCTATTTATGTTAAAGCCACAGAAATTGAAGCAGATTTAGTTTTGTGTCTTGCACAGGCACCAGTAACTCGACAAATACTAAAACGCTTTAAAAGAGATAATATCCTCACTGCAATGTGGTTTGTTGAAGACTTTAGGTTATTTACGTATTGGAGAAATTTTGCTCCTTATTATGATTTTTTCTTTGTAATCCAGAAAGAGCCATTTTTAGAAGAGCTTGCATCTGTTGGTGTTGCTAATAGTTGTTATTTACCAATGGCTGCACTTCCTACTTTTCATCATCCTATGGATCTTTCTCCTATGGATCAAAAAAAATATGGATCAGACATTTCATTTTTAGGAGCTGGATATCCTAATCGTCGTGTAGCATTTCGACAACTTACTCAATTTCAATTTAAAATATGGGGAAATGATTGGGATAATGATTGTTTTCTTAGACCAAATGTTCAATGTGATGGTAAGCGTATCTCTCCAGAAGATGCTGTAAAAATTTATAATGGTACAAAAATCAATATTAATCTTCATTCATATATAAAACACAAGCCATTTGTTTCTAATGGAGACTTTGTCAATCCTAGAACATTTGAGATAGCCTCATGTGAGGCTTTTCAGCTCGTTGATCAACGCCAACTGTTATCAGAACTTTTTTCAGAGAATGAGATAGCTACGTTTACTACTATAGAAGAGTTAAAGGAAAAGATACAATATTTTCTTGCACGCCCAGAAGAACGATTTGTTATTGCTGAACGTGGTAGGCGTAGAGTTCTTACTGAGCATACTTATCAACAAAGAATGAGGGATTTATTATCCTATATTTCAGAACATGCTGTTGATTGGCCAAAAGAGAGAGCTATTATGTCATTACCTGATGCAGTTTCTACAGAATATAAAGAAGAACTTAAGGAGTTATTTAATAAATTAAAAATAACTACAGATAGCAACTTTGATGATATAATTTTTGCAATAAGACAAGAATCAGGTGTGTTGTCACCTATTGAGACATCTCTTTTATTTTTAGATGAATGGAGGAAATTATATAAAAAATAG
- a CDS encoding M24 family metallopeptidase has product MITALEQFPISEYQSRIQKCRDAMNQNFPQVGGMLVCSRLNIYYLTGTLGVGLLWIPNDNREPILLLRKGLERAKVESPIKQIYQFKSYKEIRTICEEAGSPLSSTIAIEKKAFTWTMAEMFQQRVPGINCLSCDGILEKLRSIKSEWERKKIRICGERHKRILEDILPQELSSGHSELEIAHLIWKHCFEHGHQGMLRCNNPGEELFLGYVSVGESGNYPSYFNGALTGRGIHPAVPFMGDAGVIWKKHMLLAVDIGFMLEGYQTDKTQIFWSGPVSSIPDKIKRAQDCCKSIYEKVFSMLQPGVTPEEVWNVAKKESQSIESPATFMGTGKDAVPFLGHGIGLTIDEYPVFAAGFKEPLQEGMVIAIEPKISLPGLGTVGLEHTLEITATGVRSLTGTNLDIIPVE; this is encoded by the coding sequence ATGATAACAGCATTAGAACAATTTCCTATAAGTGAGTATCAATCAAGGATTCAAAAATGTAGAGATGCTATGAACCAGAATTTCCCACAAGTAGGTGGGATGCTTGTTTGCTCGCGTCTTAATATTTATTATTTAACTGGGACATTAGGTGTTGGGCTTTTGTGGATTCCTAATGATAATAGAGAGCCTATATTACTTCTTAGAAAAGGTCTTGAAAGAGCAAAAGTTGAATCACCCATTAAACAGATTTATCAATTTAAATCATATAAAGAGATTAGAACGATTTGTGAGGAGGCCGGGAGTCCTTTATCTTCTACTATTGCTATAGAAAAGAAAGCATTTACTTGGACAATGGCAGAAATGTTTCAACAACGTGTTCCTGGTATTAACTGTTTGTCATGTGATGGTATTCTTGAAAAATTGCGATCAATTAAATCTGAGTGGGAACGTAAAAAAATTCGTATTTGTGGTGAACGCCATAAACGTATTCTTGAAGATATACTCCCTCAAGAATTATCTTCAGGTCATAGTGAACTTGAGATAGCCCATCTTATTTGGAAACATTGTTTTGAACATGGACATCAGGGTATGTTACGTTGTAATAATCCTGGAGAAGAATTATTTCTTGGTTATGTATCTGTTGGAGAGTCTGGTAATTATCCATCCTATTTTAATGGTGCTCTTACAGGAAGAGGCATTCATCCTGCGGTTCCTTTTATGGGGGATGCTGGGGTGATTTGGAAGAAACATATGTTATTGGCAGTTGATATAGGGTTTATGCTTGAAGGATATCAAACTGATAAAACACAAATTTTTTGGTCTGGTCCTGTTTCTTCTATTCCAGATAAAATTAAAAGAGCTCAAGATTGTTGTAAGTCAATTTATGAAAAAGTTTTTTCAATGTTACAACCTGGCGTAACTCCAGAAGAGGTATGGAATGTTGCTAAAAAAGAATCTCAATCTATAGAGAGTCCTGCAACATTTATGGGTACAGGTAAAGATGCTGTACCTTTTTTAGGACATGGGATTGGGTTAACCATAGATGAATACCCTGTATTTGCAGCAGGTTTTAAAGAACCTTTACAGGAGGGTATGGTTATAGCCATTGAGCCAAAGATAAGTCTTCCTGGTCTTGGAACAGTTGGTCTTGAACATACATTAGAAATTACAGCTACTGGAGTACGTTCATTAACAGGGACTAATTTAGATATCATACCTGTTGAATAG
- the hemA gene encoding glutamyl-tRNA reductase, with protein MEQHIYLIGMNHRTASIDVRECFALTEHCSKDDWAIPLIKGIQESLILSTCNRVEILAVGDSNTPEIILSAWAKVKTRSIEELVPHTYTYQGRSAISHLFCVASSLDSMVLGEPQILGQLKDAYKLATIAGASKTILNRLLHKAFSVAKRVRTETSIASNAVSISYAAVKLAKKIFGTMNQYKAMLIGAGEMAELAAMHLMQAGIQQLKIVNRTYSQAQELASQFRGEAIPFEKLVTYLAEVDIVISSTGAPQTIIHFNDIKNILSKRKHYPMLFIDIAVPRDIDPNVHQLDNIYLYDIDDLKEIVEDNIVQRQDEAIKAKHIIQDEIDSFCAWLQALILQPTIVDLRKRFSTYAEEELERTLKKIGPVDRKTREALETMIDALIRKLTHDPISYLKCAHRTIDTNHITLARQMFNLDKIPQTNKAVNED; from the coding sequence ATGGAACAACATATTTATCTTATAGGCATGAACCATCGTACAGCAAGTATTGATGTCCGAGAATGCTTTGCACTAACGGAGCATTGCTCAAAAGACGATTGGGCAATTCCATTAATAAAAGGTATTCAAGAATCTCTTATCCTTTCTACTTGTAATCGTGTAGAAATTCTTGCTGTTGGTGATAGTAACACACCTGAAATTATTCTTTCTGCTTGGGCAAAAGTAAAAACACGTTCTATAGAAGAGCTTGTTCCACACACATATACTTACCAAGGGCGCTCAGCAATTTCACATCTCTTCTGTGTGGCTTCAAGTTTAGACTCTATGGTGTTAGGCGAACCTCAAATACTAGGTCAATTAAAAGACGCATATAAACTTGCAACAATAGCTGGAGCTTCAAAAACAATCCTTAATAGACTTCTTCATAAAGCTTTTTCTGTTGCTAAACGTGTCCGTACAGAAACATCTATTGCTTCTAATGCAGTATCAATAAGCTATGCTGCTGTAAAACTTGCCAAAAAAATCTTTGGTACTATGAATCAATATAAAGCTATGCTTATTGGTGCAGGAGAAATGGCTGAGCTTGCTGCAATGCATTTAATGCAAGCAGGTATTCAACAACTAAAAATTGTTAATAGAACATATAGTCAAGCACAAGAACTAGCTTCTCAGTTTAGAGGAGAAGCTATTCCTTTTGAAAAACTTGTTACCTATCTTGCAGAAGTAGATATTGTTATAAGTTCTACAGGAGCTCCTCAAACCATCATTCACTTCAATGATATTAAAAACATACTCAGTAAAAGAAAACATTATCCCATGCTTTTTATTGACATTGCTGTTCCTAGAGATATTGATCCTAATGTTCATCAGCTAGATAATATCTACCTTTATGACATTGATGATCTTAAAGAAATTGTTGAAGATAATATTGTACAACGACAAGATGAAGCTATAAAGGCAAAGCATATAATACAAGATGAAATTGACTCTTTTTGTGCATGGTTACAAGCTCTTATTTTACAACCCACTATTGTTGACTTACGAAAACGCTTTTCTACTTATGCAGAAGAAGAACTTGAAAGAACATTAAAAAAGATTGGTCCTGTTGATAGAAAAACTCGAGAAGCATTAGAAACTATGATCGATGCTCTCATTCGAAAACTTACCCATGATCCTATAAGTTATTTAAAATGTGCTCATCGAACTATTGACACTAACCATATAACCTTAGCACGGCAGATGTTTAACCTAGATAAAATTCCTCAAACAAACAAGGCTGTTAATGAAGACTAA
- the ccsA gene encoding cytochrome c biogenesis protein CcsA → MSWSELLPIIIVHFYALGTITIVSGVLSQTKWLTRIAFWLIFLGVITHTALLILLWETPFSTFTQPVYMFILSWLIIFIALIIWIYCKYETLLLPMVPLALLIFLFALLLRHTKMPLPPALPGITFAVHITAMFLSIGLTSLGFGASILFLLQEKSIKKKIPLIGFQKDIPALTILDKINALSVMIGFPLFSIGILFGIVSARLTWGNLFVFDPKEVISLIAWCLYAWLFYQRFTHGWQGRKPAILAIWIFCICVFSLVVVNFFTETYHNFYVEKMLRRYGTTYLSYRHEPSYSKY, encoded by the coding sequence ATGAGCTGGTCTGAATTACTTCCAATAATCATTGTTCACTTTTATGCACTAGGCACAATCACTATTGTATCTGGAGTATTATCTCAAACTAAATGGTTAACTAGAATTGCTTTCTGGCTTATCTTTTTAGGGGTTATAACTCATACTGCTCTACTCATTTTACTATGGGAAACACCTTTCTCTACTTTCACACAACCTGTTTACATGTTTATTCTTTCATGGCTTATAATCTTTATTGCTCTTATTATTTGGATTTATTGTAAATATGAAACCTTGCTTCTTCCTATGGTTCCACTGGCTCTTCTCATATTTCTATTTGCATTATTATTACGCCATACCAAAATGCCACTTCCTCCTGCACTTCCAGGTATAACCTTTGCTGTCCATATTACTGCTATGTTTTTAAGCATTGGTCTAACATCTCTTGGTTTTGGAGCTAGCATTCTTTTCTTACTACAAGAAAAAAGTATCAAAAAGAAAATACCTCTAATAGGATTTCAAAAAGATATTCCAGCTCTTACAATCCTTGACAAGATTAATGCTTTATCTGTTATGATAGGTTTTCCATTATTTAGTATAGGAATATTATTTGGTATTGTTTCTGCCCGTCTAACATGGGGTAATCTTTTTGTTTTTGATCCTAAAGAGGTTATAAGTCTTATTGCCTGGTGTTTATATGCATGGCTTTTTTACCAACGCTTTACTCATGGATGGCAAGGACGTAAACCTGCTATATTAGCTATTTGGATTTTCTGTATTTGCGTTTTTTCTCTTGTTGTGGTTAACTTTTTTACAGAAACCTATCACAATTTTTACGTTGAGAAGATGCTGAGAAGATATGGAACAACATATTTATCTTATAGGCATGAACCATCGTACAGCAAGTATTGA
- a CDS encoding adenylate kinase, with amino-acid sequence MNILIFGPNGSGKGTQGELIQKAFGITHIESGVIFREHISKGTELGKQAKSYIDKGELVPDDITIPMILETLQIKGKSGWLLDGFPRNITQAQKLHEAMLKKGVKLDYVIEITLPREVAKSRIIGRRICKTNNNHPNNVSIDSIKPDGNNCRVCHGELIVRTDDQDEEAINKRHDIYYNTKTGTLSAAHYFKNLSDQYETHYILVNGQNTIEEIRKTLLEDLGISSEVS; translated from the coding sequence ATGAATATCCTTATATTTGGACCTAATGGAAGTGGAAAAGGAACACAAGGTGAACTTATACAGAAAGCTTTTGGTATTACACATATTGAATCAGGTGTTATCTTTCGTGAACATATCTCAAAAGGAACAGAGCTTGGGAAACAAGCAAAATCCTATATAGATAAAGGTGAACTAGTTCCTGATGATATAACAATCCCTATGATTTTAGAAACTCTTCAAATTAAAGGGAAAAGCGGCTGGTTATTAGATGGATTCCCTCGTAACATTACACAAGCACAAAAACTTCATGAAGCTATGCTCAAAAAAGGTGTAAAACTTGATTATGTTATAGAAATCACACTACCTAGAGAAGTTGCAAAAAGTCGTATTATAGGTCGACGTATTTGTAAAACAAACAATAATCATCCTAATAATGTTTCTATTGATAGTATTAAACCTGATGGAAACAACTGTAGAGTCTGTCATGGAGAACTCATTGTTCGTACAGATGATCAAGATGAGGAAGCCATCAATAAACGACACGATATTTATTATAATACCAAAACAGGGACACTATCAGCTGCTCATTACTTCAAAAATCTTTCTGACCAATATGAAACCCACTATATTCTTGTTAATGGACAAAATACTATTGAAGAAATCCGAAAAACACTTCTAGAAGATCTTGGTATATCCTCAGAAGTTTCTTAA
- a CDS encoding CoA-binding protein — MQHPSDSTLKDILSQSKTIAIIGAKDEPNTPVGRVGQYLIKVGYTVIPVHPIRKSVWGIPAYTSITEIPVHIDIVDLFRAPEFCPIHAHEVISLLQPPQLFWMQQSIISPESVNIVQQYGITAIENLCIMAEHKRLFN; from the coding sequence ATGCAACACCCGTCAGATAGTACACTTAAAGATATTCTCTCTCAATCAAAAACTATTGCAATTATTGGAGCTAAAGATGAGCCTAATACCCCTGTTGGTCGGGTAGGACAATATCTCATCAAAGTAGGATATACAGTTATTCCAGTCCATCCTATACGCAAATCTGTCTGGGGGATCCCAGCATATACTTCTATTACAGAAATTCCTGTGCATATTGATATTGTGGACCTATTCAGAGCACCAGAATTTTGTCCTATTCATGCACATGAAGTCATAAGCTTATTACAACCACCACAACTTTTTTGGATGCAACAAAGTATTATTAGTCCAGAGTCAGTAAATATTGTTCAACAATATGGAATTACAGCTATTGAAAACCTTTGTATTATGGCTGAACATAAGCGATTATTTAATTAA
- the recJ gene encoding single-stranded-DNA-specific exonuclease RecJ — protein MKKWLTAPISSQIPLHWANILHIPEPILILLWQRGITSLEEMNIFLSPKLQYLAHPKHWSGIEDAVELLNNAIEQKQPIIVWGDYDVDGVTGSTVIREVLTFHQAQIIVHLPDRKKEGYGVNIPVIEQLALEHPKALLITVDCGISDVKAIYRARELGFTVIISDHHLPPTSLPPAHVICNPRIGENPCSYLAGVGIAFFLMAALNNKRAEQTGQRMDMRDVLDLVALGTLADMAMLSGQNRILVKNGLLKIAEAKRPGIAALKTVSGFTPLTHLGAGQVTFHLAPRINAAGRLGSPRIAHEMLYTTSKDFAIEHATLLNKINEERRSEEEYIFNAALEQAQLENQRQGLVLHGSDWHQGVLGIVASRITEAVHKPVLILCTDGKMLKGSGRSIADFDLYHGLSQCADLFERFGGHKQAAGLTLPINHLHILKERFDTVVRNFFGDTPITPILHIDMELPFQKATNFNFLKSLELLQPFGIGNPEPIFSSLPLRIQRCNTFGKHKEHINMLVVEEISGISLQAKGWRLAKNISSSLQNSRIQLAYTPSLNFYNGISSIELEIKDWVEL, from the coding sequence ATGAAAAAATGGCTTACTGCTCCTATTAGTTCCCAAATACCTTTACACTGGGCCAATATTCTCCATATTCCAGAACCTATTCTTATCCTCCTTTGGCAAAGAGGTATTACCTCTTTAGAAGAAATGAATATTTTTCTTTCCCCTAAACTTCAGTACTTAGCACACCCAAAACACTGGAGTGGAATTGAAGATGCAGTCGAACTTTTAAATAATGCTATAGAACAAAAACAACCTATCATTGTTTGGGGAGACTATGATGTGGATGGAGTTACTGGTTCTACTGTTATTCGTGAAGTACTAACATTTCATCAAGCTCAAATTATTGTACATCTCCCAGATCGCAAAAAAGAAGGCTATGGGGTTAATATACCTGTAATAGAACAATTAGCTCTAGAACATCCAAAAGCACTTCTGATTACTGTTGACTGTGGAATTAGTGATGTTAAAGCCATATACCGTGCACGAGAACTTGGATTTACAGTCATTATTTCTGATCACCATCTCCCTCCTACATCTTTACCTCCAGCACATGTAATCTGCAATCCCCGTATAGGAGAAAATCCTTGTTCATACCTTGCAGGTGTTGGTATTGCTTTTTTCCTGATGGCAGCACTTAATAATAAACGTGCTGAGCAAACGGGTCAGCGTATGGATATGAGAGATGTTCTTGATCTTGTAGCACTTGGGACACTTGCTGATATGGCTATGCTTAGTGGACAAAATCGTATTTTAGTAAAAAATGGACTTCTTAAAATTGCTGAAGCTAAGAGACCTGGAATTGCAGCATTGAAAACTGTTTCTGGCTTTACTCCTTTAACACATTTAGGTGCTGGGCAGGTAACATTCCACCTTGCACCCAGAATTAATGCTGCAGGTAGATTAGGTAGTCCTCGGATAGCACATGAAATGCTTTATACAACCTCAAAAGACTTTGCTATTGAACATGCAACTCTTTTAAATAAGATAAATGAAGAACGCCGTAGTGAAGAAGAATATATTTTTAATGCAGCATTAGAGCAAGCTCAGTTAGAAAATCAAAGACAAGGACTTGTTCTTCATGGTTCTGACTGGCATCAAGGTGTCCTTGGAATTGTTGCATCTCGTATCACAGAAGCTGTTCATAAACCTGTTCTTATACTCTGTACTGATGGTAAAATGCTGAAAGGATCAGGAAGATCAATTGCTGATTTTGACTTATACCATGGGTTATCTCAATGTGCTGATTTATTTGAACGCTTTGGAGGTCATAAACAAGCTGCAGGATTAACATTACCAATTAACCATCTTCATATTCTAAAAGAACGATTTGATACTGTTGTTAGAAATTTTTTTGGAGATACACCTATTACACCTATTCTTCATATTGACATGGAACTCCCTTTTCAAAAAGCTACTAACTTTAATTTTTTAAAATCTCTAGAATTATTACAACCTTTTGGAATAGGAAACCCTGAACCTATTTTTAGTTCTCTTCCTTTACGTATCCAACGTTGTAATACATTTGGAAAACATAAAGAACACATTAATATGTTAGTAGTAGAAGAAATCTCAGGCATATCCCTTCAAGCTAAAGGTTGGAGATTAGCAAAAAATATATCTTCATCCTTACAAAACTCTCGAATCCAATTAGCTTATACTCCATCACTCAACTTTTATAATGGTATTAGTAGTATTGAACTTGAAATAAAAGATTGGGTTGAACTTTAA
- a CDS encoding J domain-containing protein: MILDKYYKILHVDNSAFLDDIKRSYRKLAFALHPDLNPTIPHATAKFQQLNEAYVILLRAYKSNTSKSHSKTTTKQSTTNATQQKNKERDKAYRKNKTEYIKSTSKKTHSKNPHKNSIFEASIDENFDEKQKILQDILNDDFARNVFEDIFRTIQNKQTKSSNIQDSSTQNSSQNKKPSIITRLFQTIGQITHSFQKGQHPNTSSPNNVKVTYGGKDAPNTVKSWLKSQIDEEQTIELPATALRPGSRIRLNIRQGFSEKLKVLDLTLPSDFTFNKQLYFKGMGKKLGRWQGDLYLRFIPKRS; this comes from the coding sequence ATGATCCTTGATAAATATTATAAAATCTTGCATGTTGATAACTCTGCATTTCTTGATGACATAAAACGTTCTTATAGAAAATTAGCATTTGCTTTACACCCTGATTTAAATCCAACTATTCCTCATGCTACGGCTAAATTCCAACAACTAAATGAAGCTTATGTAATATTATTAAGAGCATACAAAAGTAATACTTCTAAATCTCATTCAAAAACTACTACAAAACAGTCTACTACTAATGCTACACAACAGAAAAATAAAGAGAGGGATAAAGCTTATAGAAAAAATAAAACAGAGTATATAAAAAGTACTAGCAAAAAAACTCACTCTAAAAACCCACATAAGAATAGTATATTTGAAGCATCTATTGATGAAAACTTTGATGAAAAGCAAAAAATATTACAGGATATTTTGAATGACGACTTTGCTAGGAATGTATTTGAAGATATTTTTAGAACTATCCAAAATAAGCAAACTAAATCTTCAAACATTCAAGATTCATCCACTCAAAATTCATCACAAAATAAAAAGCCATCAATTATAACAAGACTTTTTCAAACCATAGGACAAATTACTCATTCATTTCAAAAAGGACAACACCCCAATACTTCATCTCCAAACAATGTAAAAGTCACATATGGGGGAAAAGATGCTCCAAACACAGTTAAATCATGGTTGAAAAGTCAAATAGATGAAGAACAAACTATTGAACTTCCTGCTACCGCACTTAGGCCTGGATCACGAATCCGTTTAAATATTCGACAAGGATTCTCAGAAAAATTAAAAGTACTTGATCTTACGTTACCATCAGATTTTACCTTTAATAAGCAACTCTATTTTAAAGGTATGGGTAAAAAACTTGGACGATGGCAAGGAGATCTCTATTTACGTTTTATACCTAAACGATCATAA